The Puntigrus tetrazona isolate hp1 chromosome 16, ASM1883169v1, whole genome shotgun sequence genome includes a region encoding these proteins:
- the LOC122360899 gene encoding uncharacterized protein LOC122360899 isoform X1 translates to MSLVLINCPDCVSKAMRPSSILTFEAGLESGVPWGRDLFTFVTSAAGHMMRTLQRPRKNKPSKRQVNHRRFLHNMIQRKFAEIEAANHQLASALFSTDKPPDHLTPRLSHIVTEVTDQSPKPSKKAIETFINADKTEALPEQQEDVCDLWTLDSLLDTHVADKGFSPFSNSKETHPRTEKGSEALENRPASSTEKDIDFSFSFERQSTSTDVESLTQLNNSLLEDSVSSWFGSIERTRTCSKPRLTKYHDVKLLPTDVDVQDLSPPSPVISLLSLDSCDLEVQMLIDAERNVNQVQNDAIAESLQMDVMDDLELLDCSGTHGVWMDHGEEDGPCLQEAFPSSLVSDLENLTGSGGGTSNSISNLGQTGHELFADVLCSQEPHRCSFHHDQINYAMNHNNVLEERFGQAEACMKTNGKEDGYLDADFSVMDGNVTSNHMFSGFESQLDQSKMILYDSWEQQALKSSYKNYTAADQIVTQGTDVRNVVQVENLNQAQCPITCCLEGFCYHEEDPCFYTKFRGSHNFEGVARSFPAKLHKLHPTPILTPPLDDDWLFSNIVAEEEVNIINNTFGKY, encoded by the exons ATGTCTCTCGTGCTCATAAATTGTCCTGATTGTGTTTCCAAAGCTATGCGTCCGTCCAGTATTTTGACCTTTGAAGCGGGGTTGGAGTCTGGAGTGCCATGGGGCCGTGATCTTTTTACTTTTGTGACTTCAGCAGCTGGTCACATGATGAGGACCTTGCAAAGACCACGTAAAAACAAGCCATCAAAAAGACAAGTCAATCATCGCAGGTTTCTGCACAACATGATACAGAG aaaatttgctgaaatagAGGCAGCGAATCATCAGCTGGCGTCTGCATTATTTTCAACTGATAAACCCCCTGATCATCTAACTCCCAGACTATCTCACATTGTAACAGAAGTCACAGACCAGTCTCCCAAACCTTCTAAAAAAG CTATCGAAACCTTTATAAATGCTGACAAAACCGAAGCGCTTCCTGAACAACAAGAAGATGTGTGTGACCTCTGGACATTGGACAGTCTTTTGGACACCCATGTGGCTGACAAAGGTTTTTCACCGTTCTCCAACAGCAAAgaaacacatccgagaactgagaAAGGCAGCGAAGCTTTGGAAAACCGTCCTGCCAGCTCAACGGAGAAGGACATCGACTTCAGCTTCAGCTTCGAAAGGCAGTCAACATCTACTGACGTAGAAAGCTTAACACAACTGAACAACAGTCTCCTAGAGGACAGCGTGTCCTCCTGGTTTGGGTCCATTGAAAGAACAAGAACCTGTTCGAAACCACGTCTCACCAAGTACCACGACGTGAAGTTGCTCCCAACAGACGTTGATGTTCAAGACCTGTCACCTCCTTCTCCGGTGATCTCATTATTGTCTTTGGATTCATGTGATTTGGAGGTCCAGATGCTCATAGACGCAGAGCGCAATGTGAACCAAGTGCAAAACGACGCCATCGCAGAGAGTCTCCAAATGGATGTGATGGACGATCTTGAACTCCTGGATTGTTCTGGTACTCATGGAGTGTGGATGGATCACGGTGAAGAGGATGGACCATGTTTACAGGAAGCGTTTCCAAGCTCTCTGGTTTCAGATCTAGAGAACCTAACAGGTTCTGGTGGTGGGACCTCCAACTCCATCTCTAATTTGGGCCAAACGGGTCATGAACTTTTTGCAGATGTTCTCTGCAGTCAAGAGCCACATAGATGTAGTTTCCATCACGATCAAATAAACTACGCCATGAACCACAATAACGTTCTAGAAGAGCGTTTTGGTCAGGCTGAAGCTTGCATGAAGACGAATGGAAAGGAGGATGGTTATTTAGATGCAGATTTTTCTGTCATGGATGGTAATGTTACAAGCAACCACATGTTCTCAGGATTTGAGAGTCAGTTGGACCAATCCAAAATGATTCTTTATGACAGCTGGGAACAACAAGCTCTAAAAAGCTCGTATAAGAACTATACAGCTGCAGATCAGATTGTGACGCAAGGCACTGATGTCAGAAATGTTGTACAGGTTGAGAATCTCAACCAGGCCCAATGCCCGATAACGTGCTGCCTCGAAGGCTTTTGTTATCATGAAGAAGACCcgtgtttttacacaaaattcaGAGGCAGTCACAACTTTGAGGGCGTGGCTAGATCTTTCCCAGCCAAGCTGCATAAGCTCCACCCCACTCCAATTCTGACTCCGCCTCTAGATGATGATTGGTTGTTCAGTAATATCGTGGCAGAGGAAGaggtaaatattataaataatacatttggaaAGTATTGA
- the LOC122360899 gene encoding uncharacterized protein LOC122360899 isoform X2 has product MRPSSILTFEAGLESGVPWGRDLFTFVTSAAGHMMRTLQRPRKNKPSKRQVNHRRFLHNMIQRKFAEIEAANHQLASALFSTDKPPDHLTPRLSHIVTEVTDQSPKPSKKAIETFINADKTEALPEQQEDVCDLWTLDSLLDTHVADKGFSPFSNSKETHPRTEKGSEALENRPASSTEKDIDFSFSFERQSTSTDVESLTQLNNSLLEDSVSSWFGSIERTRTCSKPRLTKYHDVKLLPTDVDVQDLSPPSPVISLLSLDSCDLEVQMLIDAERNVNQVQNDAIAESLQMDVMDDLELLDCSGTHGVWMDHGEEDGPCLQEAFPSSLVSDLENLTGSGGGTSNSISNLGQTGHELFADVLCSQEPHRCSFHHDQINYAMNHNNVLEERFGQAEACMKTNGKEDGYLDADFSVMDGNVTSNHMFSGFESQLDQSKMILYDSWEQQALKSSYKNYTAADQIVTQGTDVRNVVQVENLNQAQCPITCCLEGFCYHEEDPCFYTKFRGSHNFEGVARSFPAKLHKLHPTPILTPPLDDDWLFSNIVAEEEVNIINNTFGKY; this is encoded by the exons ATGCGTCCGTCCAGTATTTTGACCTTTGAAGCGGGGTTGGAGTCTGGAGTGCCATGGGGCCGTGATCTTTTTACTTTTGTGACTTCAGCAGCTGGTCACATGATGAGGACCTTGCAAAGACCACGTAAAAACAAGCCATCAAAAAGACAAGTCAATCATCGCAGGTTTCTGCACAACATGATACAGAG aaaatttgctgaaatagAGGCAGCGAATCATCAGCTGGCGTCTGCATTATTTTCAACTGATAAACCCCCTGATCATCTAACTCCCAGACTATCTCACATTGTAACAGAAGTCACAGACCAGTCTCCCAAACCTTCTAAAAAAG CTATCGAAACCTTTATAAATGCTGACAAAACCGAAGCGCTTCCTGAACAACAAGAAGATGTGTGTGACCTCTGGACATTGGACAGTCTTTTGGACACCCATGTGGCTGACAAAGGTTTTTCACCGTTCTCCAACAGCAAAgaaacacatccgagaactgagaAAGGCAGCGAAGCTTTGGAAAACCGTCCTGCCAGCTCAACGGAGAAGGACATCGACTTCAGCTTCAGCTTCGAAAGGCAGTCAACATCTACTGACGTAGAAAGCTTAACACAACTGAACAACAGTCTCCTAGAGGACAGCGTGTCCTCCTGGTTTGGGTCCATTGAAAGAACAAGAACCTGTTCGAAACCACGTCTCACCAAGTACCACGACGTGAAGTTGCTCCCAACAGACGTTGATGTTCAAGACCTGTCACCTCCTTCTCCGGTGATCTCATTATTGTCTTTGGATTCATGTGATTTGGAGGTCCAGATGCTCATAGACGCAGAGCGCAATGTGAACCAAGTGCAAAACGACGCCATCGCAGAGAGTCTCCAAATGGATGTGATGGACGATCTTGAACTCCTGGATTGTTCTGGTACTCATGGAGTGTGGATGGATCACGGTGAAGAGGATGGACCATGTTTACAGGAAGCGTTTCCAAGCTCTCTGGTTTCAGATCTAGAGAACCTAACAGGTTCTGGTGGTGGGACCTCCAACTCCATCTCTAATTTGGGCCAAACGGGTCATGAACTTTTTGCAGATGTTCTCTGCAGTCAAGAGCCACATAGATGTAGTTTCCATCACGATCAAATAAACTACGCCATGAACCACAATAACGTTCTAGAAGAGCGTTTTGGTCAGGCTGAAGCTTGCATGAAGACGAATGGAAAGGAGGATGGTTATTTAGATGCAGATTTTTCTGTCATGGATGGTAATGTTACAAGCAACCACATGTTCTCAGGATTTGAGAGTCAGTTGGACCAATCCAAAATGATTCTTTATGACAGCTGGGAACAACAAGCTCTAAAAAGCTCGTATAAGAACTATACAGCTGCAGATCAGATTGTGACGCAAGGCACTGATGTCAGAAATGTTGTACAGGTTGAGAATCTCAACCAGGCCCAATGCCCGATAACGTGCTGCCTCGAAGGCTTTTGTTATCATGAAGAAGACCcgtgtttttacacaaaattcaGAGGCAGTCACAACTTTGAGGGCGTGGCTAGATCTTTCCCAGCCAAGCTGCATAAGCTCCACCCCACTCCAATTCTGACTCCGCCTCTAGATGATGATTGGTTGTTCAGTAATATCGTGGCAGAGGAAGaggtaaatattataaataatacatttggaaAGTATTGA
- the si:ch211-120k19.1 gene encoding mpv17-like protein, producing MNRAWVLFKSRPYISNVVGYTALFATADLIQQSMLGKAQDEPDRAGQDASSDSSTEEFAMTGEAKIDDDSKIRNEKDLRVNITSAPQLHRIDWAQTARVALVGFCFHANFNYHWLRGLERMCPGGGIGRVSLKVFLDQLFAAPMTISAFYIGLSTLEGAEDPLEDWRTKFWTSYKTGVVYWSTMQAVNFSLIPPVARTVFVGGVALVWTVFLCHFKQQKSDFLT from the exons ATGAACCGAGCATGGGTTTTGTTCAAATCCCGTCCGTACATCTCCAATGTGGTGGGATACACAGCGCTTTTTGCCACAGCTGACCTCATTcagcaaagcatgctgggaaaagcTCAGGACGAACCGGACAGAGCGGGACAAGATGCCTCCAGCGACTCTTCTACTGAGGAATTTGCTATGACTGGAGAAGCAAAGATAGATGATGATAGCAAAATAAGGAATGAAAAAGATTTGAGAGTAAATATAACATCAGCTCCACAGCTTCACAGGATCGACTGGGCCCAGACTGCTCGGGTGGCCCTGGTTGGGTTCTGCTTTCATGCCAACTTCAATTATCATTGGCTACGTGGATTAGAGAGGATGTGTCCAGGAGGAGGGATCGGAAGAGTGTCGCTCAAAGTGTTTCTGGACCAGCTATTTGCAGCTCCTATGACAATAAGTGCTTTCTACATTG GGCTGAGCACACTGGAGGGTGCAGAAGATCCCCTTGAAGACTGGAGAACCAAATTTTGGACCTCTTATAAG ACTGGAGTAGTGTATTGGTCAACAATGCAG GCTGTGAACTTCTCGCTGATCCCTCCAGTGGCTCGTACTGTTTTTGTTGGAGGAGTCGCTCTTGTCTGGACTGTCTTCTTGTGTCATTTCAAGCAACAGAAGAGTGACTTCCTGACTTAG
- the rpl18 gene encoding 60S ribosomal protein L18: MGVDIRHNKDRKVHRKEPKSQDIYLRLLVKLYRFLSRRSDAPFNKVILRRLFMSKTNRPPLALSRLIRKMKLPGRENLTAVVVGTITDDVRLLKIPKLKVCALKLTDRARSRILKAGGQIMTFDQLALSAPRGQGTVLLSGPRKAREVYRHFGKAPGTPHSHTKPYVRSKGRKFERARGRRASRGYKN; the protein is encoded by the exons ATG GGAGTTGACATCAGACACAACAAGGACCGTAAGGTTCACAGGAAGGAGCCTAAAAGTCAGGATATTTACCTGCGGCTCTTGGTCAAG TTGTACAGATTCCTGTCTCGCCGTTCTGATGCTCCCTTCAACAAGGTCATTCTGAGGAGACTCTTCATGAGCAAGACCAACCGACCCCCTCTGGCCTTGTCCCGACTG ATCCGTAAGATGAAGCTTCCAGGCCGTGAAAACCTGACTGCTGTTGTTGTGGGAACTATTACTGATGATGTAAGGCTTCTGAAGATCCCTAAATTGAAG GTGTGTGCCCTCAAGTTGACCGACCGTGCTCGTAGCAGGATCTTGAAGGCTGGTGGACAGATCATGACCTTTGACCAGCTGGCTCTTTCTGCACCTAGAGGACAGGGCACCGTTCTGctgtcag GACCCCGTAAGGCCAGAGAGGTGTACAGGCATTTTGGCAAAGCTCCTGGAACCCCCCACAGCCATACCAA ACCCTATGTGCGCTCCAAAGGCAGGAAGTTCGAGCGTGCCCGTGGTCGCAGAGCCAGCAGAGGATACAAGAACTAA
- the LOC122360904 gene encoding protein borderless-like — translation MNKKQFVMILGLVLVFEGARCQEHEVFVAYGSVAVLPCIDETSELSHPSSVYWSRLVENALKTVWRREKSGLEFRPVRDQPRANCPVPNFGKSDYSLHITETALEDGGKYICEVEGRIRMVKLINLRVVRASFSPAVVVEGLRTEAVCHVSPGTKSVKINWKQNGAKISRFSLSKVSQKDEGDWTCQVSYTGGAVESTTSLQVKGISTPPSDSSVVYAAVGSSVSLPCIFTDGLVPHTVSWSRPSTTSYSPLPLPASLNASAGPSASAAIQRVEEGDEGMYTCSGTVKGLNGESNKVQRRMELVVARVSRSSGSGPVTLTCHLSNSDQVTSYEWLRVNYGPNDTQTLTSVQKTVQKTLRIQKVDEEGAGEWVCRYYGKQGVLGNVTYELHLMGALKSGNLSSGNKTAMVMGLGFLFLVIFLVLFQMYRNYRRKKMIHLYPAMETIVHQAATEREQRERSRPKMAEACVGDPKPVSV, via the exons ATGAATAAGAAACAGTTTGTGATGATTCTGGGGTTAGTGCTGGTTTTTGAAG GCGCTCGCTGTCAGGAACATGAGGTGTTTGTAGCTTATGGTTCTGTAGCAGTGCTGCCATGCATAGATGAGACTTCTGAGCTCTCACATCCTTCTTCTGTCTACTGGAGCAGGCTAGTTGAAAA TGCGCTGAAGACAGTTTGGCGGCGAGAGAAGAGCGGGTTGGAGTTTCGTCCGGTTAGAGATCAACCGCGCGCTAACTGCCCCGTCCCGAATTTCGGAAAGTCTGATTACAGCCTTCACATCACTGAAACCGCATTGGAAGACGGAGGGAAGTACATCTGTGAAGTTGAGGGAAGGATTCGGATGGTGAAGCTCATCAATCTCAGAGTTGTACGAG CGTCATTTTCTCCCGCTGTAGTGGTCGAGGGCTTACGAACGGAGGCAGTGTGCCATGTCAGTCCCGGGACAAAGTCTGTCAAAATTAACTGGAAACAAAACGGCGCGAAAATAAGTAGATTCAGCCTCTCTAAAGTGTCTCAGAAAGATGAAGGAGACTGGACCTGTCAGGTTTCGTACACAGGTGGAGCGGTGGAGTCAACCACATCCCTACAGGTCAAAG GAATCTCCACCCCTCCAAGCGACTCTTCGGTGGTGTACGCTGCTGTCGGTTCCTCCGTCTCCTTGCCCTGCATCTTTACTGATGGCTTGGTCCCACACACCGTGAGTTGGAGCAGACCCTCCACAACGTCCtactctcctcttcctctccctgCATCTCTCAACGCGTCCGCTGGGCCCTCAGCATCAGCTGCTATACAGAGAGTGGAGGAGGGAGATGAAGGGATGTATACATGTTCAGGAACAGTGAAGGGATTGAATGGAGAGAGCAACAAAGTGCAAAGAAGGATGGAGCTAGTTGTAGCTCGAG TTTCGAGATCCAGTGGTAGCGGACCCGTGACCCTGACCTGCCACCTCAGCAATTCCGACCAGGTCACTTCCTATGAGTGGCTACGTGTGAATTACGGACCAAACGACACTCAAACATTGACCTCTGTTCAAAAGACTGTTCAAAAGACCCTCAGGATTCAGAAAGTGGATGAGGAAGGTGCCGGTGAATGGGTTTGTCGCTATTATGGGAAGCAAGGAGTTCTGGGGAACGTGACTTATGAGCTGCATTTGATGG GTGCTCTAAAGAGCGGAAATTTAAGTTCGGGCAACAAAACTGCTATGGTGATGGGATTAGGTTTTTTGTTCTTGGTAATATTCCTGGTTTTGTTCCAGATGTACAGAAACTATCGCCGG AAGAAGATGATCCATCTTTACCCTGCGATGGAAACCATCGTCCATCAGGCCGCCACTGAacgagagcagagagagaggagcaggcCAAAAATGGCCGAAGCGTGTGTCGGAGACCCTAAACCAGTgtctgtgtaa
- the plekhg6 gene encoding LOW QUALITY PROTEIN: uncharacterized protein plekhg6 (The sequence of the model RefSeq protein was modified relative to this genomic sequence to represent the inferred CDS: inserted 2 bases in 1 codon), whose protein sequence is MTQRTSKDRLRKTRGTERDLKDVCVREMDTVKSSNPSKGPELSNVMAPEETASSDKSDRQREEEKEADTDTPDGPVAVPSVAQRRAQEKHRYNTVGYQKKKQRAAVDFSTVSKGTSAGVKSRGALKQALFSQGVSDKNGALEERPGGAQGQVDALKQVLDLFSLPEDLRWTWGEGGTEKALEKSWTDIVDSHEAMSKTQRHQQEALWELINTELTYINKLTIAKELVMAALSHCHRNGFLQEVSPTMLFSNLPSILDAHRLFWHEVMYPMLQEVRLTRRPFDPLKLEAGCLQFPERFPAYFEYCLEEERNVDFXRRQLDTNPQFHTYLTWVENHPQCGRMRLGDMQAKPHQRITKYPLLLKAVQKTTEDHPTKNTLERMLYSVNNFLESINGYLQLKEDTLALSVAAQRIEGCKIEGLSEEIDKYVRECCCFDLMSPVRGVGPNVIRKQLMEETLKVRLRKDTKELVVLLFTDVLLMTKTQKKSDKLKVVRPPLALERIHCIELKDGYSFVLVEVGDLGCAVSVNFLSTPGPDSCASWLSALRETQAALETLRKNETNKIMKTTSTTELGGSEKLPIQDELSDKVIQDPDGQSVSDRSDSDFDPAEVVRLYPSYRRKSETEMLIGEEESKVSEDRNSPLLGQSNDQSQSAREEVAAGLKTEEGRSQFEDEEAPSQKVSERRVTWKHGRHSSVNSYDVTQQHLHVKNQPNGSYLLMPGGDVEKNSTSIQSLPSTYTSNKLPITASTYGAGAETGEPMHQDPEDDSEEIRRNSLYSQSGEDDGFLTESGRFSRKLKSPRLRRKRLNNLQPSVPSDISRTDVNGSEFPPNANFSGNQRRGSNPTNGLELTSNANSSENQRRASNPCIKPQDSHRVLKLGSLKNNHGTLWNVPEKRPSDPQTSENEPVKMKPIKLKTQRSASIPEISSSQSSQLPSHRRSPSPPPGLDPQLHPSPLQDLLQRAKERDRGLGKREAKKKTLSLQSSPTVSHTPSPSISEGEREAEREESSVATMISARGWREGNVDGSEDEMKESNKEGISVDWPGWCFDDEEVFDFEDFEDEDWFDRKLHTNEPRRSEKKSSEETECSEV, encoded by the exons TAATCCATCAAAAGGACCAGAACTGAGCAATGTCATGGCCCCAGAGGAAACTGCCAGCAGTGACAAGAGTGACAGACAGcgggaggaggagaaagaggcaGACACAGACACCCCCGACGGACCTGTTGCAGTACCATCAGTCGCTCAGAGGAGGGCACAAGAGAAACACAGATACAACACTGTGGGCTACCAG AAAAAGAAGCAGAGGGCAGCTGTGGACTTTTCTACAGTGAGCAAGGGAACATCTGCTGGGGTGAAGAGCAGAGGCGCATTAAAGCAGGCACTTTTTAGCCAGGGAGTGTCTGACAAAAACGGAGCTTTAGAG GAACGACCAGGTGGTGCACAGGGACAGGTGGATGCGCTGAAACAGGTTCTGGATTTATTCAGTCTACCTGAGGACCTGAGGTGGACTTGGGGGGAGGGAGGGACTGAAAAAGCACTCGAAAAGAGCTGGACAGACATAGTGGACTCCCACGAG GCTATGTCTAAAACCCAGCGACACCAGCAGGAGGCGCTGTGGGAGCTTATTAATACTGAGCTAACCTACATCAACAAACTCACTATTGCTAAAGAA CTCGTGATGGCAGCACTGTCACACTGTCACAGAAACGGATTCCTTCAAGAA gtCAGCCCCACAATGCTCTTTTCCAATCTTCCCTCTATCCTCGATGCACATCGACTCTTTTGGCATGAAGTTATGTATCCAATGTTACAAGAGGTCCGTCTCACTAGAAGACCCTTTGACCCTCTCAAACTCGAGGCAGGATGTTTGCAG TTTCCTGAGCGTTTTCCTGCATACTTTGAATACTGTTTGGAAGAGGAGAGAAATGTGGATTT ACGGAGACAGCTTGACACAAATCCCCAGTTTCACACTTATCTTACG TGGGTGGAGAATCATCCGCAGTGTGGGCGAATGAGACTGGGCGACATGCAGGCCAAACCACACCAGAGAATCACCAAGTACCCTCTTCTGCTGAAAGCCGTTCAGAAGACCACAGAAGACCACCCCACCAAAAACACACTTGAAAGAATG TTGTACAGTGTCAATAATTTCCTAGAGTCTATTAATGGCTATTTGCAACTGAAAGAAGATACTCTGGCCCTCTCTGTTGCTGCTCAAAGAATAGAGGGATGCAAAATAGAAGGTCTGAGTGAAGAAATAGACAAG TATGTTCGTGAGTGCTGCTGCTTTGATTTGATGAGCCCAGTGAGGGGGGTGGGGCCAAATGTCATACGGAAGCAATTAATGGAAGAAACTTTGAAGGTCAGATTAAGAAAGGACACCAAG GAGCTTGTGGTCCTGCTCTTCACTGATGTGTTGCTGATGACCAAAACGCAGAAGAAATCGGACAAGCTGAAGGTAGTGCGCCCCCCTCTGGCTCTGGAGAGAATACACTGCATTGAGCTCAAAGATGGAT ATTCGTTTGTGCTGGTGGAGGTTGGTGATCTAGGTTGCGCCGTCAGTGTGAACTTCCTGTCCACACCCGGTCCAGACAGCTGCGCGTCATGGCTGTCTGCTCTGCGTGAGACTCAA GCAGCTTTAGAGACCTTGAGGAAAAATGAGACCAACAAAATAATGAAGACAACGAGCACGACGGAATTGGGTGGTTCTGAGAAACTTCCCATTCAGGACGAACTTTCTGACAAAGTTATACAGGATCCTGATGGCCAGTCTGTATCTGATAGATCTGATAGTGATTTTGACCCAGCTGAGGTGGTGAGGCTATATCCTTCCTATAGGCGCAAGTCTGAGACAGAAATGTTGATTGGAGAAGAAGAAAGTAAAGTTTCAGAGGATAGGAACTCTCCACTGCTGGGTCAGTCGAATGATCAGAGTCAGTCAGCTCGTGAAGAAGTTGCAGCTGGATTAAAAACTGAAGAAGGAAGAAGTCAGTTTGAAGATGAAGAGGCCCCATCCCAAAAAGTATCAGAAAGGCGAGTTACATGGAAACATGGACGACATTCATCTGTAAATTCTTATGATGTTACACAACAACACTTACATGTGAAAAACCAGCCGAATGGATCATACTTGTTGATGCCAGGTGGCGATGTGGAGAAAAATAGCACTTCAATCCAATCCCTGCCAAGCACTTACACATCAAACAAGCTTCCAATAACTGCGTCAACGTATGGGGCAGGTGCAGAAACAGGAGAACCAATGCATCAAGATCCAGAAGATGACTCTGAAGAAATTAGGAGGAACTCTTTGTACAGTCAGTCAGGAGAAGATGATGGGTTCCTCACAGAATCAGGGAGGTTCTCCAGGAAACTAAAGTCTCCTCGCCTTCGAAGGAAACGCCTGAATAATTTGCAACCATCTGTTCCCTCAGATATTTCTAGAACAGATGTGAATGGATCGGAATTTCCTCCCAATGCAAACTTTAGTGGAAACCAGAGAAGAGGATCCAACCCTACGAACGGTTTAGAACTTACCTCCAATGCAAACTCCAGTGAAAACCAAAGAAGAGCATCCAACCCTTGCATTAAACCCCAGGATTCCCACCGAGTGCTAAAGCTGGGATCTCTAAAAAACAACCATGGTACGTTATGGAACGTTCCTGAAAAAAGACCCTCTGACCCTCAGACGAGTGAAAATGAACCAGTGAAAATGAAACCAATCAAACTGAAGACGCAGAGGAGCGCCTCCATCCCGGAGATAAGCTCCTCTCAGAGTTCTCAACTACCTTCTCACAGACGCAGCCCCTCGCCCCCACCAGGCCTGGACCCCCAGCTTCACCCTTCTCCTCTCCAGGACCTGCTGCAGAGGGCGAAGGAACGAGATCGAGGACTGGGAAAAAGAGaggcaaagaaaaaaactttatcTCTACAAAGTTCTCCTACTGTTTCCCACACTCCTTCGCCGTCAATcagtgaaggagagagagaggcagagagagaagaaTCATCAGTAGCTACTATGATATCTGCTCGCGGATGGAGAGAGGGGAACGTGGATGGAAGTGAGGATGAGATGAAAGAGAG TAATAAAGAAGGCATCAGTGTGGACTGGCCAGGCTGGTGTTTTGATGATGAGGAGGTGTTTGACTTCGAGGACTTTGAAGATGAAGACTGGTTTGACAGGAAGCTGCACACAAATGAGCCCCGGAGGTCAGAGAAGAAATCATCAGAGGAAACTGAATGTAGTGAGGTGTAG